One part of the Spiribacter salinus M19-40 genome encodes these proteins:
- the uvrC gene encoding excinuclease ABC subunit UvrC: MAFDADAVLKHLPTAPGVYRMMDASGAVIYVGKARQLKRRVSSYFRKGAHNAKTQALVSQVADLQVTVTHTEAEALILENNLIKEHRPRYNVLLRDDKSYPYIHLSTQQDFPRLSFHRGQRKTEGQTFGPFPSSGAVRETLNHLQKVFPVRQCRDSFYRHRSRPCLQHQISRCTAPCVGLVSQADYARDVRHVEMFLSGQSNEVVDELVGRMEQAAEDLQFEQAARLRDRISSLRRIQERQYVAGAKGDVDVIACRTRENLACVQVFVIRDGRNLGNQTYFPKAPPDTDTEELIYSFIARHYLGRETPAELLVSHALPDSEVLEEALSHDAGHRVRVSSRLRGERRRWMEMAERNAEHALSARMNSEAIMERRFEDLQQALGLDEIPERIECFDISHTQGEATVASCVVFGREGPIKDDYRRFNIEGVTGGDDYAAMHQALERRYRRVKEGEGTPPDLLLIDGGEGQLKQAENVLEDLQLDMILPVGIAKGPRRRAGEEVLLIAGQPEDIRLAPESPALHLLQQARDEAHRFAITGHRNRRGKSRTTSSLEEIGGLGPKRRQALMQQFGGLKGMKRAGVEDLERVPGISRALAERIHGYLNGGA, translated from the coding sequence ATGGCATTCGACGCGGACGCCGTTCTCAAGCACCTCCCCACCGCGCCAGGCGTCTATCGGATGATGGACGCCTCGGGGGCGGTGATTTACGTCGGCAAGGCCCGTCAACTCAAGCGCCGCGTATCGAGTTATTTCCGTAAGGGGGCGCACAACGCCAAGACGCAGGCGCTCGTCAGCCAAGTGGCGGATCTGCAGGTCACTGTGACCCATACCGAGGCCGAGGCCCTCATCCTTGAGAACAATCTCATTAAGGAGCACCGGCCTCGCTACAACGTGCTGCTGCGCGATGACAAGAGCTATCCGTACATTCATCTCTCAACGCAGCAGGACTTTCCGCGGTTGAGTTTCCACCGCGGGCAGCGCAAGACGGAGGGCCAGACCTTCGGACCGTTCCCGTCCTCCGGGGCGGTGCGCGAGACGCTGAATCACCTCCAGAAGGTCTTCCCGGTGCGCCAGTGCCGCGACAGCTTCTACCGGCACCGCTCGCGGCCCTGTCTGCAACATCAGATTAGCCGCTGTACGGCCCCTTGCGTGGGGCTCGTCAGCCAGGCGGACTACGCTCGGGATGTCCGCCATGTGGAGATGTTTCTCTCGGGCCAGAGCAACGAGGTGGTCGACGAGCTCGTGGGCCGCATGGAGCAGGCCGCTGAAGATCTGCAGTTCGAGCAGGCGGCGCGCCTGCGTGACCGCATCAGCAGCCTGCGGCGAATCCAGGAGCGGCAGTACGTGGCGGGCGCCAAGGGGGATGTCGATGTCATCGCCTGTCGCACGCGCGAGAACTTGGCCTGTGTGCAGGTCTTTGTGATTCGGGATGGGCGTAATCTGGGTAACCAGACCTACTTTCCCAAAGCACCCCCCGATACCGACACCGAGGAACTGATCTACAGCTTCATCGCCCGACATTACCTTGGCCGCGAGACCCCGGCGGAACTGTTGGTGAGCCATGCCCTACCGGATAGCGAAGTGCTTGAAGAGGCCCTCAGTCACGATGCCGGACATCGAGTGCGGGTTTCATCGCGTCTGCGTGGCGAGCGCCGGCGTTGGATGGAGATGGCTGAGCGCAATGCCGAGCACGCGCTGAGTGCCAGAATGAACAGTGAGGCGATCATGGAGCGGCGATTCGAGGATCTCCAGCAGGCCCTTGGGCTTGATGAGATTCCCGAGCGCATTGAATGCTTCGACATCAGCCACACACAGGGTGAAGCGACGGTGGCCTCCTGCGTCGTCTTTGGTCGCGAAGGCCCCATCAAGGATGACTATCGTCGCTTTAATATCGAGGGCGTCACGGGGGGCGACGACTACGCCGCGATGCACCAGGCCCTGGAGCGGCGCTATCGGCGGGTGAAAGAGGGTGAAGGGACGCCGCCTGACCTGCTTTTGATCGATGGGGGAGAGGGCCAGCTTAAACAGGCTGAAAATGTCCTGGAGGATCTCCAGCTCGACATGATCCTGCCGGTAGGCATCGCCAAGGGACCGCGCCGGCGCGCGGGTGAGGAAGTGCTGCTGATCGCGGGCCAGCCCGAAGACATTCGCCTGGCGCCCGAGTCGCCAGCGCTGCATTTGCTCCAGCAGGCGCGAGACGAGGCCCATCGGTTTGCGATCACGGGCCATCGCAATCGGCGCGGTAAGTCGCGGACAACCTCCAG